The proteins below come from a single Seriola aureovittata isolate HTS-2021-v1 ecotype China chromosome 23, ASM2101889v1, whole genome shotgun sequence genomic window:
- the LOC130164710 gene encoding uncharacterized protein LOC130164710 isoform X1, with protein sequence MSQRYYLNEYQAAGRKYHGLMNQGATCYLNSVLQVLFMTKGFREAVERYTSGNPDPERIDYQLKGLFDDLKKGTACTYNITQKLGIHRVYEQRDAAKFFDKILTLTSPEASQIFCGKLTHETRCSECGTITDTNGPSWHLPLALGDSRRYSVVHGIEEFFKESHISGENQLFCDHCDAKADATVKCVIKHHPEVLMLLLKRFEFNYRYKNNCDVDFPRTLQIPENQTYELYAVVDHVGDLRGGHYTARVKSEDDDRWYNFNDARVSLLHYQPFQVDNSERSRSVYLLFYRKKKTHTADTCTQDIKEVPTSGGLVPAAADNHDQSHDAGKIREGEESGETVEVGNDTADDVSNDRNGETGIRDKVSVVSGGVALSHGSICNVHQQDSGADVNQRRSQSHQGWEEGGSGSDQGYEQQREERRDAEGDKKQKRGVYEPAHRTCYLSSETLLPAAGRKYHGLMNQGATCYLNSVLQVLFMTKGFREAVERYTSGNPDTKRVDYQLKGLFDDLKKRTAYTHNITQKLGIHRVYEQRDAAKFFDEILTLTSPEASQIFCGKLTHETRCSECGTITDTNGPSWHLPLALGDSHRYSVVHGIQEFFKESHISGENQLYCDHCDAKADATVKCVIKHHPEVLMLLLKRFEFNYRYKTYVKNNCDVDVPRTLQIPENQTYELYAVVDHFGGLRGGHYTARVKSEDDERWYHFNDARVSLLDYQPFQVDNSERSWSVYLLFYRKKKTHTADTCTAHQWRFGPCCR encoded by the exons ATGAGTCAACGATATTACTTAAACGAGTATCAAG CAGCTGGTAGAAAGTACCATGGGTTGATGAACCAAGGAGCAACGTGTTACTTGAACAGTGTGCTGCAGGTGCTGTTCATGACCAAAGGCTTCAGAGAGGCTGTGGAAAG GTACACCAGTGGAAACCCTGATCCTGAGCGTATTGATTATCAGCTCAAAGGCTTGTTTGATGACTTAAAGAAAGGAACAGCATGCACCTATAACATCACACAGAAGCTGGGCATCCACAGAG TGTATGAACAGCGCGATGCTGCCAAGTTCTTTGATAAGATTTTAACTCTGACCAGTCCTGAGGCTTCACAG ATCTTCTGTGGAAAGTTGACACATGAGACCAGATGTTCTGAATGTGGTACCATCACTGACACAAATGGGCCATCTTGGCATCTTCCTCTTGCACTGGGGGATTCCCGCAGATATAGTGTG GTTCATGGCATTGAGGAGTTTTTCAAAGAATCACACATCAGTGGAGAAAATCAGCTGTTCTGTGACCACTGTGATGCCAAAGCTGATGCTACTGTT AAATGTGTCATAAAGCATCATCCAGAAgttttgatgctgctgctgaagaggtTTGAGTTTAACTACCGTTACAAGAACAACTGTGATGTGGATTTTCCCAGAACGCTACAGATCCCAGAg AATCAGACGTATGAACTCTACGCAGTTGTGGATCACGTTGGTGATCTGAGAGGTGGACACTACACTGCAAGAGTTAAGTCAGAGGACGATGACAGATGGTATAACTTCAATGATGCCAGAGTCTCATTG CTTCATTACCAGCCATTCCAGGTGGATAACAGTGAGAG ATCCCGGAGtgtttatcttcttttttacaggaaaaagaaaa CCCACACTGCAGATACTTGTACTCAAGACATAAAGGAGGTACCCACCAGTGGAGGTTTGGTCCCTGCTGCCGCTGACAACCATGACCAGAGTCACGATGCTGGAAAgataagagagggagaggagagtggtGAGACAGTAGAAGTGGGTAATGACACTGCAGACGATGTTTCCAATGACAGAAATGGAGAAACAGGAATTAGAGACAAGGTCAGTGTTGTGTCTGGAGGAGTGGCGCTATCACATGGCAGCATCTGTAATGTACATCAACAGGACAGTGGAGCTGATGTCAATCAAAGAAGATCACAGAGTCATCAGGGCTGGGAAGAGGGAGGCAGTGGGTCGGATCAAGGATatgagcaacagagagaggagaggagggatgcTGAGGGAGAcaagaaacagaagagaggagttTATGAACCTGCACACAGAACGTGTTACTTGAGCTCTGAGACTCTCCTCCCAGCAGCTGGTAGAAAGTACCATGGGTTGATGAACCAAGGAGCAACGTGTTACTTGAACAGTGTGCTGCAGGTGCTGTTCATGACCAAAGGCTTCAGAGAGGCTGTGGAAAG GTACACCAGTGGAAACCCTGACACTAAGCGTGTTGATTATCAGCTCAAAGGCTTGTTTGATGACTTAAAGAAAAGAACAGCATACACCCATAACATCACACAGAAGCTGGGCATCCACAGAG TGTATGAACAGCGCGATGCTGCCAAGTTCTTTGATGAGATTTTAACTCTGACCAGTCCTGAGGCTTCACAG ATCTTCTGTGGAAAGTTGACACATGAGACCAGATGTTCTGAATGTGGTACCATCACTGACACAAATGGGCCATCTTGGCATCTTCCTCTTGCACTGGGGGATTCCCACAGATATAGTGTG GTTCATGGCATTCAGGAGTTTTTCAAAGAATCACACATCAGTGGGGAAAATCAGCTGTACTGTGACCACTGTGATGCCAAAGCTGATGCTACTGTT AAATGTGTCATAAAGCATCATCCAGAAgttttgatgctgctgctgaagaggtTTGAGTTTAACTACCGTTACAAGACGTATGTCAAGAACAACTGTGATGTGGATGTTCCCAGAACGCTACAGATCCCAGAG AATCAGACGTATGAACTCTATGCAGTTGTGGATCACTTTGGTGGTCTGAGAGGTGGACACTACACTGCAAGAGTTAAGTCAGAGGACGATGAGAGATGGTATCACTTCAATGATGCCAGAGTCTCATTG CTTGATTACCAGCCATTCCAGGTGGATAACAGTGAGAG ATCCTGGAGtgtttatcttcttttttacaggaaaaagaaaa CCCACACTGCAGATACTTGTACTGCCCACCAGTGGAGGTTTGGTCCCTGCTGCCGCTGA
- the LOC130164710 gene encoding uncharacterized protein LOC130164710 isoform X2, with protein MSQRYYLNEYQAGRKYHGLMNQGATCYLNSVLQVLFMTKGFREAVERYTSGNPDPERIDYQLKGLFDDLKKGTACTYNITQKLGIHRVYEQRDAAKFFDKILTLTSPEASQIFCGKLTHETRCSECGTITDTNGPSWHLPLALGDSRRYSVVHGIEEFFKESHISGENQLFCDHCDAKADATVKCVIKHHPEVLMLLLKRFEFNYRYKNNCDVDFPRTLQIPENQTYELYAVVDHVGDLRGGHYTARVKSEDDDRWYNFNDARVSLLHYQPFQVDNSERSRSVYLLFYRKKKTHTADTCTQDIKEVPTSGGLVPAAADNHDQSHDAGKIREGEESGETVEVGNDTADDVSNDRNGETGIRDKVSVVSGGVALSHGSICNVHQQDSGADVNQRRSQSHQGWEEGGSGSDQGYEQQREERRDAEGDKKQKRGVYEPAHRTCYLSSETLLPAAGRKYHGLMNQGATCYLNSVLQVLFMTKGFREAVERYTSGNPDTKRVDYQLKGLFDDLKKRTAYTHNITQKLGIHRVYEQRDAAKFFDEILTLTSPEASQIFCGKLTHETRCSECGTITDTNGPSWHLPLALGDSHRYSVVHGIQEFFKESHISGENQLYCDHCDAKADATVKCVIKHHPEVLMLLLKRFEFNYRYKTYVKNNCDVDVPRTLQIPENQTYELYAVVDHFGGLRGGHYTARVKSEDDERWYHFNDARVSLLDYQPFQVDNSERSWSVYLLFYRKKKTHTADTCTAHQWRFGPCCR; from the exons ATGAGTCAACGATATTACTTAAACGAGTATCAAG CTGGTAGAAAGTACCATGGGTTGATGAACCAAGGAGCAACGTGTTACTTGAACAGTGTGCTGCAGGTGCTGTTCATGACCAAAGGCTTCAGAGAGGCTGTGGAAAG GTACACCAGTGGAAACCCTGATCCTGAGCGTATTGATTATCAGCTCAAAGGCTTGTTTGATGACTTAAAGAAAGGAACAGCATGCACCTATAACATCACACAGAAGCTGGGCATCCACAGAG TGTATGAACAGCGCGATGCTGCCAAGTTCTTTGATAAGATTTTAACTCTGACCAGTCCTGAGGCTTCACAG ATCTTCTGTGGAAAGTTGACACATGAGACCAGATGTTCTGAATGTGGTACCATCACTGACACAAATGGGCCATCTTGGCATCTTCCTCTTGCACTGGGGGATTCCCGCAGATATAGTGTG GTTCATGGCATTGAGGAGTTTTTCAAAGAATCACACATCAGTGGAGAAAATCAGCTGTTCTGTGACCACTGTGATGCCAAAGCTGATGCTACTGTT AAATGTGTCATAAAGCATCATCCAGAAgttttgatgctgctgctgaagaggtTTGAGTTTAACTACCGTTACAAGAACAACTGTGATGTGGATTTTCCCAGAACGCTACAGATCCCAGAg AATCAGACGTATGAACTCTACGCAGTTGTGGATCACGTTGGTGATCTGAGAGGTGGACACTACACTGCAAGAGTTAAGTCAGAGGACGATGACAGATGGTATAACTTCAATGATGCCAGAGTCTCATTG CTTCATTACCAGCCATTCCAGGTGGATAACAGTGAGAG ATCCCGGAGtgtttatcttcttttttacaggaaaaagaaaa CCCACACTGCAGATACTTGTACTCAAGACATAAAGGAGGTACCCACCAGTGGAGGTTTGGTCCCTGCTGCCGCTGACAACCATGACCAGAGTCACGATGCTGGAAAgataagagagggagaggagagtggtGAGACAGTAGAAGTGGGTAATGACACTGCAGACGATGTTTCCAATGACAGAAATGGAGAAACAGGAATTAGAGACAAGGTCAGTGTTGTGTCTGGAGGAGTGGCGCTATCACATGGCAGCATCTGTAATGTACATCAACAGGACAGTGGAGCTGATGTCAATCAAAGAAGATCACAGAGTCATCAGGGCTGGGAAGAGGGAGGCAGTGGGTCGGATCAAGGATatgagcaacagagagaggagaggagggatgcTGAGGGAGAcaagaaacagaagagaggagttTATGAACCTGCACACAGAACGTGTTACTTGAGCTCTGAGACTCTCCTCCCAGCAGCTGGTAGAAAGTACCATGGGTTGATGAACCAAGGAGCAACGTGTTACTTGAACAGTGTGCTGCAGGTGCTGTTCATGACCAAAGGCTTCAGAGAGGCTGTGGAAAG GTACACCAGTGGAAACCCTGACACTAAGCGTGTTGATTATCAGCTCAAAGGCTTGTTTGATGACTTAAAGAAAAGAACAGCATACACCCATAACATCACACAGAAGCTGGGCATCCACAGAG TGTATGAACAGCGCGATGCTGCCAAGTTCTTTGATGAGATTTTAACTCTGACCAGTCCTGAGGCTTCACAG ATCTTCTGTGGAAAGTTGACACATGAGACCAGATGTTCTGAATGTGGTACCATCACTGACACAAATGGGCCATCTTGGCATCTTCCTCTTGCACTGGGGGATTCCCACAGATATAGTGTG GTTCATGGCATTCAGGAGTTTTTCAAAGAATCACACATCAGTGGGGAAAATCAGCTGTACTGTGACCACTGTGATGCCAAAGCTGATGCTACTGTT AAATGTGTCATAAAGCATCATCCAGAAgttttgatgctgctgctgaagaggtTTGAGTTTAACTACCGTTACAAGACGTATGTCAAGAACAACTGTGATGTGGATGTTCCCAGAACGCTACAGATCCCAGAG AATCAGACGTATGAACTCTATGCAGTTGTGGATCACTTTGGTGGTCTGAGAGGTGGACACTACACTGCAAGAGTTAAGTCAGAGGACGATGAGAGATGGTATCACTTCAATGATGCCAGAGTCTCATTG CTTGATTACCAGCCATTCCAGGTGGATAACAGTGAGAG ATCCTGGAGtgtttatcttcttttttacaggaaaaagaaaa CCCACACTGCAGATACTTGTACTGCCCACCAGTGGAGGTTTGGTCCCTGCTGCCGCTGA
- the LOC130164506 gene encoding uncharacterized protein LOC130164506: MGSNVSTEQEWSQAEPKNQAEPKSQAEPRRQAEPKSLAELKSLLELLSLAELKSQAVLKRLAELKSLAELKSLAELKSQAELKSQAVLKRLAELKSLAELKSQAELKSQAVLKRLAELKRLAELKSLAELKSQAELKSQAELKSQAEQEKCQTEKCYDPRDSTLTFVDREDEFDFLCEGFKSRRALMSCGHAVTPMSLTKWCRRLLDEGKSRFTCGQSGCDVEWPYSEVRKMALLTSEEMEYFEETSASNAIKHHFDAKLCPGCSTSVVRKETSNLSVRCAVCTADKGRAYEFCWQCLREWKGPAPRSDRCENDGCCNEPLKTLKNCLDIIFQSVRGVTGCPSIRACPTCGSLLEHDRIKCKNVVCTQCRKEFCFVCLKLSVECLKTSSYYIPCSSGVAPRQTSIPVWKKE, translated from the exons ATGGGCTCCAATGTGTCGACTGAGCAGGAGTGGAGTCAGGCTGAGCCAAAGAATCAGGCTGAGCCGAAGAGTCAGGCTGAGCCGAGGCGTCAGGCTGAGCCGAAGAgtctggctgagctgaagagtCTGCTTGAGCTGCTGAgtctggctgagctgaagagtCAGGCTGTGCTGAAGCgtctggctgagctgaagagtctggctgagctgaagagtctggctgagctgaagagtCAGGCTGAGCTGAAGAGTCAGGCTGTGCTGAAGCgtctggctgagctgaagagtctggctgagctgaagagtCAGGCTGAGCTGAAGAGTCAGGCTGTGCTGAAGCGTCTGGCTGAGCTGAAGCgtctggctgagctgaagagtctggctgagctgaagagtCAGGCTGAGCTGAAGAGTCAGGCTGAGCTGAAGAGTCAGGCTGAGCAGGAGAAGTGTCAGACTGAGAAGTGTTATGACCCTCGAGACTCGACACTTACATTTGTGGACAGAGAGGACGAGTTCGACT ttcTGTGTGAAGGTTTCAAGTCTCGCAGAGCTCTGATGTCCTGTGGTCACGCTGTCACTCCAATGTCTCTGACCAAGTGGTGCCGCAGGTTACTGGATGAG GGTAAAAGCAGATTCACATGTGGCCAAAGTGGTTGTGATGTTGAGTGGCCTTACTCAGAGGTTCGTAAAATGGCTCTTCTGACATCTGAAGAAATGGAGTACTTTGAAGAAACCTCGGCTTCCAATGCTATTAAGCATCACTTTGATGCCAAATTA TGTCCTGGATGCAGCACTTCTGTGGTGAGAAAGGAAACCTCTAATCTGAGCGTCCGCTGCGCAGTGTGCACAGCAGACAAAGGACGGGCCTATGAGTTCTGCTGGCAGTGTTTGAGGGAGTGGAAGGGTCCGGCTCCACGCTCAGACCGCTGTGAAAACGATGGCTGCTGCAACGaaccactgaaaacactgaaaaactgtTTAGATATCATCTTTCAGTCTGTGAGAGGGGTCACTGGCTGTCCCTCCATCCGAGCCTGTCCCACCTGTGGCTCACTGTTGGAGCATgacagaataaaatgtaaaaatgttgtttgtaCCCAATGTAGGaaggagttttgttttgtgtgccTGAAGCTGTCAGTAGAGTGTTTGAAGACAAGTAGTTATTACATACCATGCTCCAGTGGTGTTGCCCCCAGACAGACCTCTATACCTGTGTGGAAGAAGGAATAA
- the LOC130164505 gene encoding ciliated left-right organizer metallopeptidase isoform X2, with protein sequence MLAVLVVVELPGALQRCIFDEVQAQVDEVRPAPMHPDSPPNKPRLRPPTGQYTSHRGRRMSPLRGLYTSPTPASPQPIRIHTWIPRESSNLSDAEKDRMMSALEEAVRMVSSLLSVNRAPGPLLLSRDINKYCKFLWSNSRTTNYNRCGRANSNYRNETCLDVTIPDDHLAGCDIYPEPDSPRRTVLRPEGAGLPDTDFLLYLHIQSTDKCRAEPNVLAYAVRCQADTHGRPVAGVVVICRDKLTAATYNHHATVQTVIHELFHTLGFSKDLFHTWKDCSSSPQVGAGCSPRGKVIHSDGSGQMRIYTPSVISALQKHLASTDPELGGPLENLVLRVQQSLPTLTTTAFLTCVKLPATYLPCLPPSGCTFRQSVLSLGVPGPEGVHHGSGAGGLDHSPDRPGHFSCITGHGLVHGQPEPGTESGLGRQ encoded by the exons ATGTTGGCGGTACTGGTGGTGGTTGAGCTCCCTGGAGCCCTGCAGAGGTGCATCTTTGATGAGGTTCAAGCTCAGGTTGATGAGGTTAGACCTGCGCCCATGCATCCAGACAGCCCACCCAACAAGCCCAGACTCAGACCTCCGACAGGGCAATACACCAGTCATCGAGGGCGGAGGATGTCACCTCTGCGTGGCCTCTACACATCGCCCACTCCTGCTTCTCCACAGCCAATCAGGATCCACACCTGGATTCCAAGAGAGAGCAGCAACCTATCAGACGCTGAGAAAGACAGAATGATGTCAGCATTGGAAGAGGCTGTGAGGATGGTGTCTTCTTTATTATCAg TGAACAGAGCACCGGGTCCTTTGCTGCTCAGCAGAGACAtcaacaaatactgcaagtttCTCTGGAGCAATTCAAGAACTACCAActacaacag GTGTGGTCGAGCCAACAGCAACTACAGGAATGAGACCTGCCTGGATGTGACA ATCCCAGATGATCACCTGGCTGGATGTGATATTTACCCGGAGCCTGATTCGCCTCGCAGGACTGTTCTCAGACCTGAAGGTGCTGGACTCCCTGACACCGACTTCCTGCTGTACCTCCACATACAGTCCACTGACAAGTGTAGAGCAGAG CCTAATGTGTTGGCCTACGCTGTCCGCTGCCAGGCAGACACCCATGGGCGACCTGTGGCTGGGGTGGTGGTCATCTGCAGGGACAAATTAACAGCAGCCACATACAACCACCACGCTACAGTACAG ACTGTGATCCACGAGCTGTTCCACACACTCGGGTTCTCTAAAGATCTCTTCCACACCTGGAAAGactgttcctcctctcctcaag TGGGTGCTGGATGTTCACCTCGGGGGAAAGTGATTCACTCTGACGGATCGGGCCAGATGAGGATCTACACCCCATCTGTCATCTCAGCCCTGCAGAAGCACCTGGCATCAACTGACCCTGAGCTGGGAGGACCGCTGGAGAACCTGGTACTGAGAGTTCAACAAAGTCTCCCAACACTTACAACAACAGCTTTCCTCACCTGTGTCAAACTTCCAGCTACCTACCTGCCGTGCCTTCCTCCCTCAGGATGCACCTTCAGGCAGAGTGTCCTCTCACTGGGAGTCCCGGGTCCTGAGGGGGTCCATCATGGCAGCGGTGCTGGAGGACTGGACCACAGTCCGGATCGACCCGGTCACTTTAGCTGCATTACAGGACACGGGCTGGTACACGGTCAACCTGAGCCAGGCACAGAGTCTGGTCTGGGGCGACA gtgA
- the LOC130164505 gene encoding ciliated left-right organizer metallopeptidase isoform X1: protein MLNTETTWRDVASNNKRLWVGMLAVLVVVELPGALQRCIFDEVQAQVDEVRPAPMHPDSPPNKPRLRPPTGQYTSHRGRRMSPLRGLYTSPTPASPQPIRIHTWIPRESSNLSDAEKDRMMSALEEAVRMVSSLLSVNRAPGPLLLSRDINKYCKFLWSNSRTTNYNRCGRANSNYRNETCLDVTIPDDHLAGCDIYPEPDSPRRTVLRPEGAGLPDTDFLLYLHIQSTDKCRAEPNVLAYAVRCQADTHGRPVAGVVVICRDKLTAATYNHHATVQTVIHELFHTLGFSKDLFHTWKDCSSSPQVGAGCSPRGKVIHSDGSGQMRIYTPSVISALQKHLASTDPELGGPLENLVLRVQQSLPTLTTTAFLTCVKLPATYLPCLPPSGCTFRQSVLSLGVPGPEGVHHGSGAGGLDHSPDRPGHFSCITGHGLVHGQPEPGTESGLGRQ, encoded by the exons AGACTCTGGGTGGGGATGTTGGCGGTACTGGTGGTGGTTGAGCTCCCTGGAGCCCTGCAGAGGTGCATCTTTGATGAGGTTCAAGCTCAGGTTGATGAGGTTAGACCTGCGCCCATGCATCCAGACAGCCCACCCAACAAGCCCAGACTCAGACCTCCGACAGGGCAATACACCAGTCATCGAGGGCGGAGGATGTCACCTCTGCGTGGCCTCTACACATCGCCCACTCCTGCTTCTCCACAGCCAATCAGGATCCACACCTGGATTCCAAGAGAGAGCAGCAACCTATCAGACGCTGAGAAAGACAGAATGATGTCAGCATTGGAAGAGGCTGTGAGGATGGTGTCTTCTTTATTATCAg TGAACAGAGCACCGGGTCCTTTGCTGCTCAGCAGAGACAtcaacaaatactgcaagtttCTCTGGAGCAATTCAAGAACTACCAActacaacag GTGTGGTCGAGCCAACAGCAACTACAGGAATGAGACCTGCCTGGATGTGACA ATCCCAGATGATCACCTGGCTGGATGTGATATTTACCCGGAGCCTGATTCGCCTCGCAGGACTGTTCTCAGACCTGAAGGTGCTGGACTCCCTGACACCGACTTCCTGCTGTACCTCCACATACAGTCCACTGACAAGTGTAGAGCAGAG CCTAATGTGTTGGCCTACGCTGTCCGCTGCCAGGCAGACACCCATGGGCGACCTGTGGCTGGGGTGGTGGTCATCTGCAGGGACAAATTAACAGCAGCCACATACAACCACCACGCTACAGTACAG ACTGTGATCCACGAGCTGTTCCACACACTCGGGTTCTCTAAAGATCTCTTCCACACCTGGAAAGactgttcctcctctcctcaag TGGGTGCTGGATGTTCACCTCGGGGGAAAGTGATTCACTCTGACGGATCGGGCCAGATGAGGATCTACACCCCATCTGTCATCTCAGCCCTGCAGAAGCACCTGGCATCAACTGACCCTGAGCTGGGAGGACCGCTGGAGAACCTGGTACTGAGAGTTCAACAAAGTCTCCCAACACTTACAACAACAGCTTTCCTCACCTGTGTCAAACTTCCAGCTACCTACCTGCCGTGCCTTCCTCCCTCAGGATGCACCTTCAGGCAGAGTGTCCTCTCACTGGGAGTCCCGGGTCCTGAGGGGGTCCATCATGGCAGCGGTGCTGGAGGACTGGACCACAGTCCGGATCGACCCGGTCACTTTAGCTGCATTACAGGACACGGGCTGGTACACGGTCAACCTGAGCCAGGCACAGAGTCTGGTCTGGGGCGACA gtgA